The following proteins are co-located in the Corynebacterium aquilae DSM 44791 genome:
- a CDS encoding potassium channel family protein encodes MPQRIRAHLRSDTELVDLPDHALLGIIKIPQPRSFSPWWLITRRIAYAIALMGVVAVLVYTDKGGYTEDLTFVDAVYYSAVSLSTTGYGDIAPVTQHARLVNIFIITPIRILFLILLVGTTLAVLTDETRRTLQIQRWRKNMRDHTVVVGYGTKGRSAVSALLADGVSPASIVVVDTDKDALEMASTRGLVTVVGSATKADVLKLAGVARAKAVVVAPNMDDTAVLVTLSVREIAPNATIVASVRESENVHLLKQSGADSVVISSETAGRMLGLATVTPTVVEMLEDLLSPDDGMSITEMIVTAADAGKSPRELSPLALGVVRHGELFRVSEPAARAVQQGDKLLFIRGLAPKDAQADAAGER; translated from the coding sequence GTGCCGCAGCGAATCCGTGCGCATTTGCGTAGTGATACTGAACTGGTTGATCTTCCTGATCATGCGTTGTTGGGGATCATTAAGATTCCGCAGCCGCGTTCTTTTAGTCCGTGGTGGTTGATTACCCGAAGAATTGCGTATGCGATTGCGCTGATGGGCGTGGTTGCGGTGTTGGTGTACACCGATAAGGGTGGCTATACCGAGGATCTGACTTTTGTTGATGCGGTGTATTACTCGGCGGTGTCGTTGTCGACGACGGGTTATGGCGATATTGCCCCGGTGACGCAGCATGCGCGTTTGGTCAATATTTTCATTATTACCCCGATTAGGATTTTGTTCCTGATTTTGTTGGTGGGTACCACTTTGGCGGTGTTGACGGATGAGACTCGCCGCACTTTACAGATCCAGCGTTGGAGGAAGAACATGCGTGATCACACTGTGGTTGTTGGTTATGGAACGAAGGGCCGTAGTGCGGTGTCGGCGTTGTTGGCTGATGGGGTGAGCCCGGCGAGCATTGTGGTGGTCGATACTGATAAGGATGCGCTGGAGATGGCGTCGACGCGGGGTTTGGTGACGGTGGTGGGTTCGGCGACGAAGGCTGATGTGTTGAAGTTGGCGGGGGTGGCGCGCGCGAAGGCGGTGGTGGTGGCGCCGAATATGGATGATACGGCGGTGTTGGTGACGCTGTCGGTGCGTGAGATCGCTCCGAATGCGACGATTGTGGCCAGTGTGCGGGAGAGTGAGAATGTGCACTTGTTGAAGCAGTCGGGTGCGGATAGCGTGGTGATTTCTTCGGAGACCGCGGGCCGGATGTTGGGGTTGGCGACGGTGACTCCGACGGTGGTGGAGATGTTGGAGGATTTGTTGTCTCCGGATGATGGCATGTCGATTACGGAGATGATTGTTACTGCTGCAGATGCTGGTAAGTCGCCGCGGGAGTTGTCGCCGTTGGCGTTGGGTGTGGTGCGCCATGGTGAGTTGTTCCGGGTGAGTGAGCCGGCTGCGCGTGCGGTGCAGCAGGGCGATAAGTTGTTGTTTATTCGGGGGTTGGCGCCGAAGGATGCCCAGGCGGATGCTGCGGGTGAGCGGTAG
- a CDS encoding NAD(+) diphosphatase — translation MARLIHLTPSLQIIVDADGSPHWFDYDPSAGVGAGVCERSAQDDAVVEAAWGARPPIVARVSEGKWARLVDEEELARLAAQVGGEVVALRSMLVDDHPDLLAAAGYVKNQQLHRFHPADGTPLTFDEQGHVGTSARGAAFFPRLDPAVIGLVECRGRILLGRNALRPDYFSLIAGYVSPGETLEAAFAREVLEETGRRVRGVRYVGSQPWPASGALMLGMYGLTDDWEAVAATDGELVETRWASREEIVAGGLPLSPQGSIARTLIEFWTHKTEDFLPQKSLFDS, via the coding sequence ATGGCCCGGTTGATTCATTTGACGCCGTCGTTGCAGATCATTGTGGATGCGGATGGTAGCCCGCATTGGTTTGATTACGATCCGTCTGCCGGTGTGGGGGCGGGGGTGTGTGAGCGCTCGGCGCAGGATGATGCGGTGGTTGAGGCTGCTTGGGGTGCGCGGCCGCCGATTGTGGCGCGGGTCAGTGAGGGGAAGTGGGCGCGTTTGGTTGATGAGGAGGAGTTGGCGCGCCTGGCCGCGCAGGTGGGCGGTGAGGTGGTGGCGCTGCGCAGCATGCTGGTTGATGATCATCCGGATTTGTTGGCGGCGGCTGGGTATGTGAAAAATCAGCAGCTGCACCGGTTTCATCCGGCGGATGGTACACCGTTGACTTTTGATGAGCAGGGGCATGTGGGCACGAGTGCGCGGGGGGCCGCGTTTTTTCCGCGGCTGGATCCGGCGGTGATTGGTCTGGTGGAGTGTCGGGGGCGGATTTTGTTGGGTCGTAATGCGTTGCGCCCGGACTATTTTTCCCTGATCGCGGGTTATGTGTCCCCGGGGGAGACTTTGGAGGCGGCGTTTGCGCGGGAGGTGCTGGAGGAAACCGGCCGCCGGGTGCGCGGGGTGCGCTATGTGGGTTCGCAGCCGTGGCCGGCGTCGGGTGCGTTGATGTTGGGCATGTATGGGCTCACCGATGATTGGGAGGCGGTGGCTGCAACGGACGGGGAGCTCGTGGAGACCCGGTGGGCCAGCCGTGAGGAGATCGTGGCGGGCGGGCTGCCGCTGTCGCCTCAAGGGTCTATTGCCCGGACCTTGATTGAGTTTTGGACCCATAAGACTGAAGATTTTTTGCCACAAAAGAGCCTGTTTGATTCATGA
- a CDS encoding ATP-dependent DNA helicase UvrD2, translating into MIDLNSLDDDQRVAATAPRGPVCILAGAGTGKTRTITYRIAHLIDQGFVSPQRVLAVTFTSRAAGEMRHRLATMGIGGVQARTFHAAARRQLAYFWPQVAGSLPWKLVDNKFPLVGRAVRGAGLENNTDMVRDVLSEIEWAKASLISADAYPAAVDSSGRTAPADPQKIAQAYRLYEQAKTSEDGMLLDFDDLLVHTAGALENSAAIAEEFRQQYRSFVVDEYQDVTPLQQRVLDAWLGTRDDLTVVGDANQTIYSFTGATPDYLLNFSRKYPHASITRLQRDYRSTPQVTDLANTVIGQAQGRVAGTRLTLEGMRPAGGEPTFTSYDDEPSQARGVAKKIAQLINQGIPAREIAVLYRINAHSALFEQALSEENIPYQVRGGEGFYNRPEIRAAITELVRLSGRDDLPEQAQGAGLVRVVRAALAPLGLSASEPEGAQARERWQSLNALAELVEELASITGDLTLPGLLAELKTRADAKHPPSVDGVTLASLHAAKGLEWDAVFLVGLSEGSLPIKQAIKAGAEHIEEERRLFYVGITRAREHLHLSWALARQEGARASRHRTRFLDGIVKDPEPITSGHSARKTAHCRTCGITLDTPAEKVLGRCLDCPGDTDHDLVEHLRQWRKRTADELNQPAYIVFSDATLLAIAEAQPRTPTELLGITGLGPVKLERFGQSLLDTLEDYLS; encoded by the coding sequence ATGATTGATCTGAATTCCCTCGACGATGATCAGCGCGTCGCCGCGACCGCGCCGCGTGGCCCGGTGTGCATCCTGGCCGGTGCCGGCACCGGAAAGACCCGCACCATTACCTACCGGATCGCCCACCTGATCGACCAGGGCTTTGTCAGCCCCCAGCGGGTGTTGGCGGTGACCTTTACTTCCCGCGCGGCCGGGGAGATGCGCCACCGCCTGGCAACTATGGGCATTGGTGGGGTGCAGGCCCGCACCTTCCACGCGGCCGCGCGGCGCCAGTTGGCCTATTTTTGGCCGCAGGTCGCGGGTTCTTTGCCGTGGAAACTGGTGGATAATAAGTTTCCGCTGGTGGGCCGGGCGGTGCGGGGCGCTGGCCTGGAGAACAACACCGACATGGTGCGCGATGTGCTCTCTGAGATCGAATGGGCCAAAGCGTCGCTGATTAGCGCCGACGCTTACCCCGCGGCGGTCGATTCTTCCGGCCGCACCGCCCCTGCGGATCCCCAAAAAATCGCCCAGGCATACCGCCTGTACGAACAGGCAAAAACCTCCGAGGACGGGATGCTGCTCGACTTCGATGATCTGCTGGTTCACACCGCGGGCGCGTTGGAAAATTCCGCGGCGATCGCCGAGGAGTTTCGCCAGCAGTACCGCAGCTTCGTCGTCGACGAATACCAGGACGTCACCCCTTTGCAGCAGCGGGTGCTGGACGCGTGGCTGGGCACCCGCGACGACTTAACGGTCGTCGGTGACGCCAACCAGACCATCTACTCCTTTACCGGCGCAACCCCCGACTACCTGCTGAATTTTTCCCGCAAGTATCCGCACGCCTCCATCACGCGGCTGCAACGCGACTATCGCTCCACCCCGCAGGTCACCGACCTGGCCAACACGGTCATTGGGCAAGCCCAAGGCCGGGTGGCCGGCACCCGACTCACCCTGGAAGGTATGCGGCCGGCAGGTGGTGAACCCACCTTCACCTCCTATGACGATGAGCCCTCCCAGGCCCGTGGGGTGGCCAAAAAGATCGCGCAGCTGATCAACCAGGGCATCCCCGCCCGGGAGATCGCGGTGCTGTACCGCATCAACGCCCACTCCGCACTGTTCGAACAGGCCCTGTCCGAAGAAAACATCCCCTACCAGGTGCGCGGCGGTGAAGGCTTTTATAACCGGCCCGAAATCCGGGCTGCTATCACCGAGTTGGTGCGCCTGTCCGGCCGGGATGATCTCCCGGAGCAAGCCCAGGGTGCGGGCCTGGTGCGGGTGGTGCGCGCAGCGCTCGCCCCGCTGGGTTTGAGCGCCAGCGAACCCGAAGGCGCCCAAGCCCGCGAACGCTGGCAATCCCTCAACGCGCTAGCCGAACTCGTCGAAGAACTCGCCAGCATCACCGGCGACCTCACCCTGCCGGGACTACTGGCAGAACTCAAAACCCGCGCCGACGCCAAACACCCACCCAGCGTCGACGGCGTCACCCTCGCCTCCCTGCACGCCGCCAAGGGTCTCGAATGGGATGCCGTGTTCCTGGTTGGTCTCTCCGAGGGATCCCTGCCCATCAAACAAGCCATCAAAGCCGGCGCGGAACACATCGAGGAAGAACGGCGCTTGTTCTACGTCGGAATTACCCGCGCCCGCGAACACCTCCACCTGTCCTGGGCGCTGGCCCGCCAGGAAGGCGCCCGCGCCAGCCGCCACCGCACCCGCTTCCTTGACGGCATCGTCAAGGATCCTGAGCCGATCACCAGCGGGCACAGTGCGCGCAAAACCGCCCACTGCCGCACCTGCGGCATCACCCTGGACACCCCCGCGGAAAAAGTCCTCGGCCGCTGCCTCGACTGCCCCGGGGACACCGATCACGACCTCGTCGAACACCTGCGCCAATGGCGCAAACGCACCGCCGATGAGCTCAACCAACCCGCCTACATCGTCTTCTCCGACGCCACCCTTTTGGCCATCGCCGAAGCCCAACCCCGCACCCCCACAGAACTGCTCGGCATCACCGGGCTCGGGCCGGTCAAACTCGAACGCTTCGGGCAATCCCTGCTCGACACCCTCGAGGACTACCTCAGCTAA